In Pseudophryne corroboree isolate aPseCor3 chromosome 7, aPseCor3.hap2, whole genome shotgun sequence, a single window of DNA contains:
- the LOC134944377 gene encoding taste receptor type 2 member 40-like, giving the protein MSLWNTAWLSICYCVKLVTVTHRIFLWVKMWFPSSITKLLIGSAIWSVLVNLPFIWTVQIMFPQNTNITDGSVRSAMKLKILYTVLNLLLSYVLPFTLTAICIGLSVMSLLHHVWRIRQNVSQDSSSPQLQALVRAAVTMTLRVVLDLTFLIILIYTFAVSLNVSPVIETLFWVYLISYPSVQAFILIFGNPKLKRSLMVIRNRQDV; this is encoded by the coding sequence ATGAGTCTGTGGAACACCGCCTGGCTCTCCATCTGCTACTGTGTGAAACTCGTCACCGTTACCCACCGGATCTTCCTCTGGGTGAAAATGTGGTTTCCCTCTTCCATCACCAAACTCCTCATAGGATCAGCAATATGGTCTGTTCTGGTGAATTTGCCTTTTATCTGGACAGTACAGATCATGTTTCCACAGAACACAAATATTACTGATGGGTCAGTACGTTCTGCAATGAAGTTGAAAATCCTTTATACTGTGCTAAACCTGCTGCTGAGTTACGTCCTGCCCTTTACCCTGACTGCCATCTGTATTGGGCTCAGTGTGATGTCTCTCCTGCACCATGTCTGGAGGATCAGGCAGAACGTGTCCCAGGACAGCTCATCCCCTCAGCTCCAGGCTCTTGTTCGGGCGGCTGTGACAATGACGCTGCGTGTGGTGCTGGACCTGACCTTCCTTATTATCCTTATTTATACATTTGCTGTGTCTCTCAATGTCAGTCCTGTCATAGAAACATTATTCTGGGTGTATCTCATCTCATATCCATCTGTACAAGCTTTcatactaatctttggaaacccCAAATTGAAGCGAAGTCTCATGGTCATTAGGAACAGGCAGGATGTGTAG